One region of Babylonia areolata isolate BAREFJ2019XMU chromosome 29, ASM4173473v1, whole genome shotgun sequence genomic DNA includes:
- the LOC143274618 gene encoding uncharacterized protein LOC143274618, which yields MLGFVVTLLAVSTASGALHGICHSNHLQMTEAQVVNQLADLCDRDSNGIIKEAEVVVAFSEILGTTLPLSEDMILAMDYDGLLGIADLFGFSVDRHDFINSWHARFHDNHEFIGATFDAFDNDKNGVWNIQEVDGILNNIKATSDDGDGIISRAEFVNYFTAIAYI from the exons CACGGCCTCTGGGGCTCTGCACGGCATCTGCCACAGTAACCACCTGCAGATGACGGAAGCCCAGGTCGTCAACCAGTTGGCCGACCTCTGTGACCGCGACAGTAATGGCATCATCAAGGAGGCTGAGGTGGTCGTCGCCTTCTCCGAAATTCTGGGCACCACTC TTCCCCTGTCCGAGGACATGATCCTGGCCATGGACTACGACGGTCTCCTGGGCATCGCCGATCTGTTCGGGTTCTCCGTGGACAGACATGACTTCATCAATTCCTGGCACGCGCGCTTCCATGACAACCACGAGTTCATCGGCGCTACTTTCGACGCATTCGACAACGACAAAAACGGCGTGTGGAACATCCAGGAAGTGGATGGCATCTTGAACAACATCAAGGCCACCTCTG ATGATGGGGATGGCATCATCTCCAGGGCAGAGTTCGTCAACTACTTCACTGCC ATCGCTTACATCTAA